The following are encoded in a window of Negativicutes bacterium genomic DNA:
- a CDS encoding NUDIX domain-containing protein produces the protein MLQYGVIVNSNQDVFGYYGWGTLARLDAATLAFVCSGHRLYHICPFGKTLLFLSKDDGLTWSRPIFVNDTYMDDRDAGLLNLGKGRLLLSWFSNSYHYIEAYDQRLRSCLSPAEYNLIQDYTALIRNRKDDWGSFLRLSRDGGLTWGEKLKVAVTAPHGPILKQNGSILYLGKGINSPAGNRILAYESTDGGESWSCLGGPELPPAVSWDHFFEPHALELPSGKIIGMLRYQESDSAADAKQSGSFTLFQTDSYDGGRTWSLPVCLDTAGAPPHLLRHSSGIIVCVYGHREAPYGERAMLSCDDGETWLKEYILFAGAPDGDLGYPSSVERQDGSILTAYYQKQAAGEKCALLYTIWTLDDLEIFDLLDEQRRPLHKKQFRGLPLPAGVYHQVVEVWTINKQAQILLTLRSLQKKEYGGFWENTAGAARSGETARQAAGRELQEETGIRVQPEELHYLGSHKEEGCFMDSFLVQKEITLQEIRLQPGETEQAKWVTLPELDQLIASGVLAAPVALRLQLLRRQIETALRIAR, from the coding sequence ATGCTGCAATATGGTGTGATTGTCAATTCCAATCAGGATGTTTTTGGCTATTATGGCTGGGGAACGCTGGCCAGACTGGATGCCGCTACTTTGGCCTTCGTCTGCTCCGGTCACCGGCTGTATCATATCTGCCCCTTCGGCAAAACGTTACTCTTTCTCAGTAAAGATGACGGTCTCACCTGGAGCCGGCCTATCTTTGTCAACGATACATATATGGATGACCGCGATGCGGGGCTGCTCAACCTTGGTAAGGGGAGGCTGTTGCTGAGCTGGTTCAGCAATTCTTATCATTACATCGAAGCTTACGATCAGCGGCTGCGCAGCTGCCTTTCTCCGGCCGAATATAATCTGATTCAGGACTATACTGCGCTGATTCGTAACCGAAAAGACGACTGGGGATCTTTTTTGCGTCTGAGCAGAGACGGTGGTTTGACCTGGGGTGAAAAATTAAAAGTAGCGGTCACAGCACCGCACGGTCCGATTCTAAAACAGAATGGCAGCATCCTCTATCTGGGCAAGGGGATCAACAGTCCAGCCGGGAACCGAATTCTGGCTTATGAAAGTACTGATGGTGGTGAAAGTTGGTCCTGCTTGGGAGGCCCTGAGCTGCCGCCAGCTGTCAGTTGGGATCATTTCTTTGAGCCGCACGCTTTGGAATTGCCAAGCGGGAAAATTATCGGCATGCTGCGTTATCAGGAGAGCGATTCTGCCGCCGATGCAAAACAATCCGGTTCCTTCACACTCTTTCAGACCGATTCTTACGATGGCGGCAGAACCTGGAGTTTGCCTGTCTGTTTGGACACAGCCGGCGCGCCGCCGCATCTTCTGCGCCATTCCAGCGGGATTATCGTTTGTGTTTACGGTCACCGCGAAGCACCTTACGGAGAACGCGCCATGCTCAGCTGCGATGATGGTGAAACCTGGCTGAAGGAATATATTCTTTTTGCCGGAGCGCCGGATGGCGACTTGGGTTATCCGTCCTCGGTTGAGCGTCAGGATGGCAGCATTCTGACGGCATATTATCAAAAGCAAGCTGCCGGTGAAAAATGTGCGCTGCTTTATACTATCTGGACACTGGATGATTTGGAGATTTTTGACCTTCTTGATGAACAGCGCCGGCCCTTGCACAAGAAACAATTTCGTGGCTTGCCGCTGCCCGCAGGGGTATATCATCAGGTGGTGGAAGTATGGACTATCAACAAACAAGCACAAATTTTACTGACGCTGCGCAGCCTGCAGAAGAAAGAATATGGCGGCTTCTGGGAAAACACTGCCGGAGCAGCCCGCAGCGGGGAAACGGCGCGGCAAGCGGCCGGGCGTGAGCTGCAGGAAGAAACAGGCATCCGTGTTCAGCCGGAAGAATTACACTATTTAGGCAGCCACAAAGAAGAAGGTTGTTTTATGGATAGCTTTCTGGTGCAAAAAGAGATTACACTGCAGGAAATCAGGCTGCAACCGGGGGAGACAGAGCAGGCAAAATGGGTGACGCTGCCGGAGTTGGATCAGCTGATAGCCAGCGGGGTATTGGCCGCTCCGGTCGCCCTGCGATTACAGCTTCTGCGGCGGCAAATTGAAACTGCCTTGAGGATAGCAAGATGA
- the ade gene encoding adenine deaminase translates to MFNCFATKPLDQLTQLLSAVAMGAQAADLVIRNAKLINVHTAEILPQTDIAIAAGRIALVGDARHCIGAATKIIDAAGCYVAPGFLDGHIHVESSMLTVGEFAKAVVPHGTTGIYMDPHEICNVLGAEGVRYMMEDAQNTPLKTMTTMPSCVPSVPGFEDTGAAIDAQDIKESMTWPGIVGLGEMMNYPGILASAAEPHAELAETYRAGKIATGHYAIPETGKGLNAFIAAGIRCCHESTRAEEALAKMRLGMYAMIREGSAWQDLKATIKAITEHKVDTRMAVLVTDDAHPHTLVTEGHVDRLLRRAIEEGVDPLTAIQMVTINCAQCFRMDAEIGSIAPSKAADLVFFHDLQKIDVFRVIIDGIPVAENGVMLQERKNYTYPAAATHSMQIKQQITAASFGIPCDRLQALVRVIEVHAAQIGTTGKEVTMQSHNGLLEADCRRDLLKAAVFERHHATGKVGYGFVQGFQIKKGAMASTVAHDAHNLLVIGTNDQDMALAANTLIQSNGGMVVVADGKVLGLVALPIAGLMNDLSAAAMSKQVAALAAAWREIGCNLASPFMTMAMISLPCIPELRLTDRGLVDCNQFEFVTLIVQA, encoded by the coding sequence ATGTTTAACTGTTTTGCAACCAAACCGCTCGATCAACTGACCCAACTGTTGTCTGCGGTCGCGATGGGTGCTCAAGCGGCCGATCTGGTCATTCGCAATGCCAAACTGATCAATGTGCATACCGCGGAAATCCTGCCGCAGACCGACATTGCCATTGCGGCCGGCAGGATCGCCCTGGTTGGCGATGCCCGGCATTGCATCGGTGCCGCAACCAAAATTATCGATGCGGCCGGCTGTTATGTCGCTCCCGGTTTTCTCGACGGCCATATTCACGTCGAATCCTCCATGCTCACCGTCGGAGAATTCGCCAAAGCGGTGGTTCCCCATGGCACCACCGGCATCTATATGGATCCGCATGAAATCTGCAATGTCTTGGGCGCTGAGGGAGTGCGCTATATGATGGAAGATGCGCAAAACACTCCTTTAAAAACCATGACGACCATGCCATCCTGTGTTCCATCCGTACCGGGTTTTGAAGATACCGGCGCGGCCATTGATGCGCAGGATATCAAAGAGAGCATGACCTGGCCGGGAATCGTAGGTCTTGGCGAAATGATGAATTATCCGGGCATTCTGGCCAGCGCCGCAGAACCGCATGCCGAACTGGCGGAAACTTACCGCGCAGGCAAAATCGCCACCGGTCATTATGCGATACCGGAGACCGGCAAAGGCTTAAACGCTTTTATTGCCGCCGGTATCCGCTGTTGTCATGAGTCCACCCGGGCAGAAGAAGCGTTAGCCAAAATGCGCTTGGGCATGTATGCCATGATCCGCGAGGGTTCTGCCTGGCAGGATCTGAAAGCGACGATCAAAGCCATCACAGAGCATAAAGTGGACACAAGAATGGCGGTTCTGGTGACGGACGATGCGCATCCGCACACACTGGTGACCGAAGGTCATGTCGACCGGCTGCTGCGCCGCGCCATTGAAGAAGGCGTGGATCCGCTGACGGCAATTCAGATGGTAACGATTAATTGCGCGCAATGCTTCCGCATGGATGCGGAAATCGGTTCGATTGCTCCCAGCAAAGCGGCGGATCTGGTGTTTTTCCATGATTTACAGAAAATTGATGTTTTCCGGGTGATTATTGATGGGATACCGGTCGCTGAAAACGGTGTGATGCTGCAGGAGAGAAAGAATTACACGTATCCGGCTGCGGCGACGCATTCCATGCAGATCAAGCAGCAGATCACGGCTGCTTCATTTGGCATTCCATGCGACCGGTTGCAGGCTTTGGTGCGTGTCATCGAAGTGCATGCCGCCCAGATCGGCACAACCGGGAAAGAAGTAACGATGCAGAGCCATAACGGATTATTGGAGGCGGATTGCCGGCGGGATCTGCTCAAAGCAGCTGTTTTTGAGCGCCATCATGCCACCGGCAAAGTCGGTTATGGTTTTGTGCAAGGATTTCAAATTAAAAAAGGCGCCATGGCTTCCACGGTAGCGCATGACGCGCACAATTTGCTAGTGATCGGCACCAATGATCAGGATATGGCGCTGGCTGCAAACACACTGATTCAAAGCAACGGCGGTATGGTTGTGGTGGCGGACGGCAAAGTGCTTGGTCTGGTTGCTCTGCCGATCGCCGGTTTAATGAATGACCTATCGGCGGCAGCCATGTCAAAGCAAGTGGCAGCTTTAGCTGCCGCCTGGAGAGAGATCGGTTGTAATCTGGCATCACCGTTTATGACGATGGCGATGATTTCCCTGCCCTGTATTCCGGAACTGCGGTTAACCGACCGCGGTTTGGTTGACTGCAATCAGTTTGAATTTGTGACCTTGATTGTGCAAGCATAG
- a CDS encoding M48 family metallopeptidase has product MKSSYFLQLPQQTLECRLLYSARKTLAIEIKANGEVLIRAPKQAKDAQIIRFVESKKAWIAQKRLIALQRIPEQKSQFQLCCKQSYSCLGQKLLILGPEVTQSELQQLTGAGTMILRVKSSEPQQVQREAEKQLRQIALREFSHTAALYAPILQVSYQKITMKAQKTRWGSCSSKGNLNLNWKLLFLPPELSEYVVVHELAHLRVMNHSAQFWQVVAAVLPDYLKRKRQLSKISGNFLP; this is encoded by the coding sequence ATGAAAAGCAGTTATTTCCTGCAGCTGCCGCAGCAAACGCTGGAATGCAGGCTGCTTTACAGCGCCAGAAAAACATTGGCGATTGAGATAAAAGCAAATGGCGAAGTGTTGATTCGAGCGCCGAAACAGGCGAAAGACGCCCAGATTATACGCTTTGTTGAGAGTAAGAAAGCCTGGATTGCACAAAAACGGCTAATTGCCCTGCAGCGAATACCGGAACAAAAATCGCAATTTCAATTATGCTGCAAGCAAAGCTACTCCTGCTTGGGCCAAAAACTGCTGATTTTAGGCCCGGAGGTTACTCAGAGTGAACTGCAGCAACTGACCGGGGCGGGAACAATGATTCTGCGTGTCAAATCAAGCGAGCCGCAACAGGTGCAACGCGAAGCCGAAAAACAGCTGCGGCAGATTGCTTTGCGCGAATTCAGCCACACTGCGGCGCTTTATGCTCCCATTCTGCAGGTAAGCTATCAAAAGATTACGATGAAAGCGCAAAAGACGCGCTGGGGCAGCTGCAGCAGCAAAGGCAACTTGAATTTAAACTGGAAATTGCTGTTCTTACCGCCGGAACTATCCGAGTACGTGGTGGTACATGAACTGGCTCATCTCAGGGTGATGAATCATTCCGCGCAGTTTTGGCAGGTAGTTGCCGCAGTCTTGCCTGACTATCTCAAACGCAAGCGGCAATTAAGCAAAATCAGCGGTAATTTTCTTCCCTAA
- a CDS encoding alpha/beta fold hydrolase yields the protein MKKTTMVLLMLSLSLSLTGCGSKPPVYDEAKLLELSQSYAGSMVKQDFAPVVKAFDATVAKSLSQEALAASWNSVVGSLGAYQSVYETSVSYSSDYAVVLVILQYEASGLQIKFTFEADYKIAGLWLNYYTIDLPLVVNSSFAESKIQINTIENQPLDGIFTMPLGIEQPAVVILVQGSGQSDLNESSGGNKPFLDLAHGLAEKGIASLRFNKRFYQYPPADAAVLANLTVQQEITDDVAAAIQLAEARLPDSDLYIIGHSMGGMLAPYIASKNPQVKGIVSLAGTPRKLEDVMLDQTIDALAASTEYSEAEKADLLAQSQAQTAKIKALTKADLASTIAGQPASYWLSLNAIDTAQLAADLQIPMLILQGDADFQIKVETDLAAWQQCLAGHDNVQFKVYPGLNHLFLPTTGAKDVSDYTIGAHVAQTVIDDLAVWINSR from the coding sequence ATGAAAAAAACAACCATGGTCTTACTCATGCTAAGTCTTAGTTTGTCTTTGACAGGCTGCGGCAGCAAACCGCCGGTTTATGACGAGGCAAAACTCCTGGAACTCAGCCAAAGTTATGCCGGCAGCATGGTAAAGCAAGATTTCGCTCCGGTGGTGAAAGCTTTTGATGCTACGGTTGCCAAAAGTTTATCGCAGGAAGCCTTGGCAGCTTCCTGGAACTCTGTGGTTGGATCGCTTGGCGCTTATCAGTCTGTCTATGAAACCTCAGTCAGTTACAGTAGCGATTATGCCGTCGTTCTGGTGATTTTGCAATACGAAGCAAGCGGTTTGCAGATTAAATTTACTTTTGAAGCTGATTATAAAATCGCCGGTCTTTGGCTGAATTATTACACCATCGATCTGCCTCTGGTTGTCAACAGCAGCTTTGCAGAAAGCAAGATTCAGATTAACACCATCGAAAATCAACCGCTCGACGGAATTTTTACTATGCCGTTGGGCATCGAGCAGCCGGCGGTGGTCATCCTCGTACAGGGTTCCGGTCAATCGGATCTGAACGAAAGCAGCGGCGGCAATAAACCGTTCCTCGATCTCGCCCACGGCTTGGCAGAGAAGGGAATTGCCTCTCTTCGCTTCAATAAGCGTTTTTATCAATATCCGCCTGCCGATGCGGCAGTTCTCGCCAATCTGACCGTGCAGCAGGAAATCACCGACGATGTAGCAGCTGCGATTCAATTGGCCGAAGCAAGGCTGCCGGATTCGGACCTTTATATCATCGGTCACAGTATGGGCGGTATGCTGGCGCCTTATATCGCCAGCAAGAACCCCCAGGTCAAGGGTATCGTGAGCCTGGCCGGTACACCGCGCAAATTGGAAGATGTGATGTTGGATCAGACAATCGACGCCTTAGCAGCCTCCACGGAATACAGCGAGGCAGAAAAAGCGGATCTATTGGCGCAAAGCCAAGCCCAAACAGCGAAAATCAAAGCTTTGACCAAAGCGGACCTTGCATCGACCATTGCCGGACAGCCGGCCTCTTATTGGCTGAGCCTGAACGCCATTGATACGGCGCAGCTGGCTGCCGATTTGCAGATTCCGATGCTGATTCTGCAGGGAGATGCCGATTTTCAAATCAAAGTCGAAACGGATTTGGCAGCCTGGCAGCAGTGCCTGGCGGGACACGACAATGTACAATTCAAAGTATATCCCGGTTTGAATCATCTTTTTCTGCCAACCACGGGAGCAAAAGACGTCAGCGATTATACAATCGGCGCTCATGTTGCCCAGACGGTCATCGATGATCTCGCCGTTTGGATCAACAGCCGCTAA